In Brevinematia bacterium, a genomic segment contains:
- a CDS encoding glycogen-binding domain-containing protein, whose product MERIFLLLLILVPISCFGKPKNPLENTNVFSSPIIEDDHILFVVTNQARSVKILLESERWKPITMSYDERAKLWYCVYDKELKRGRYRYKLLIDNIVMIDPLNANVGTDELGGKFSFFELKNDLEVFKGNPKALGEGYYEFRYKDIKAEKVVLVGSFNHWNPYELEMRREYGGVWRIKVFLPKGTHYYYFIVDDQATSDPLNAKAVRDKHGNVLNVVEVN is encoded by the coding sequence ATGGAAAGGATCTTCTTGCTATTGTTAATCTTAGTTCCGATTTCATGCTTTGGGAAGCCTAAAAACCCACTTGAGAATACGAATGTTTTTTCATCTCCTATAATAGAGGATGATCATATTCTTTTTGTGGTAACTAACCAAGCTAGGAGCGTGAAGATTCTCTTAGAAAGTGAGAGATGGAAGCCTATTACTATGTCTTATGACGAGAGAGCTAAGTTGTGGTATTGTGTTTATGATAAAGAGCTTAAGAGAGGGAGATATAGGTATAAGCTTTTGATAGACAACATAGTAATGATTGATCCTCTGAATGCTAATGTGGGCACTGATGAACTTGGTGGGAAATTCTCGTTTTTTGAGCTTAAAAACGACCTAGAAGTATTTAAGGGTAATCCTAAGGCATTGGGAGAGGGTTACTATGAATTCAGGTATAAGGACATAAAGGCGGAGAAAGTTGTTCTTGTAGGAAGTTTTAATCACTGGAATCCTTACGAACTTGAAATGAGAAGAGAGTATGGGGGTGTGTGGAGGATAAAAGTTTTTCTTCCAAAGGGGACCCATTATTACTATTTCATAGTGGATGACCAGGCAACCTCTGATCCTCTAAATGCCAAGGCTGTTAGGGACAAGCATGGAAATGTATTGAATGTGGTTGAGGTGAATTAA